One region of Longimicrobium sp. genomic DNA includes:
- a CDS encoding ABC transporter permease subunit/CPBP intramembrane protease, giving the protein MNWRIVWTVLAKELRETIRDRRTLFMMIVIPTLLYPGLMVVIEQLTLFGQRRLSERPAAVAVQGADPALDAFLRRDSAIRLLPPDSATPAAVRRGHAEAAIVVPRAALGEAGTDSLRVLFDASDDRSQRAKEVVGRKLSAWNDSLIAHRLAARGLPPGFARPLAVADSSVATAEETGAYALGRFLPVILILMTLLGAFYPAIDLAAGEKERGTLETLLTAPVPAREIVTGKFAAVTVLAMASAAANLLSMLLTFQSGIFKFAKAAHVKFTLPWSTAALVLVGLIPLAVLFSALFLGIAVRSQSFKEAQNALTPVQLASTLPILVISLPGIDFNAALAAVPVVGIAMMFRELMAGTARLVPSLIAFGTTVVYAGLALHFAARAFGREDVLFGGGAGAAPKLGWRERWTAMRTGPRRVPLPAEALAFVAAIALLYFHAGTALQARFGEKGLLWSEWGLLFLPAVLLVALGPFDARRTLALRRPTARGMAGALLLALGGIPLGWALGWLQIQALHLEIPREMMGALQRLVTATDLPRFLWLLLLVAVTPAFCEEAVFRGVLFQGLAREERMWRTVGLTALVFGAFHLSGETAIRFLPTAWIGVLMGIAVWRTRSIYASMLMHFVNNGLAVVIVSRPELRRAAMSDTGEPSWVLVALAPLALAAGLWLLPRRSTAAGDAVAASSAGRSES; this is encoded by the coding sequence GTGAACTGGCGCATCGTGTGGACGGTGCTCGCGAAGGAGCTGCGCGAGACCATCCGCGACCGGCGCACTCTGTTCATGATGATCGTCATCCCCACCCTGCTCTATCCCGGCCTGATGGTGGTGATCGAGCAGCTGACGCTCTTCGGCCAGCGGCGCCTGAGCGAGCGCCCCGCCGCCGTCGCCGTCCAGGGCGCCGACCCCGCGCTCGACGCCTTCCTCCGCCGCGACTCGGCGATCCGCCTCCTCCCGCCCGACAGCGCCACCCCCGCGGCCGTGCGCCGGGGCCACGCCGAGGCCGCCATCGTCGTCCCCCGCGCGGCGCTCGGCGAGGCGGGGACGGACAGCCTGCGCGTGCTCTTCGACGCCTCCGACGACCGCTCGCAGCGCGCGAAGGAGGTGGTGGGGAGGAAGCTCTCCGCGTGGAACGACTCGCTGATCGCCCACCGCCTGGCCGCGCGGGGGCTGCCGCCGGGGTTCGCGCGCCCGCTCGCCGTCGCCGACTCGTCCGTGGCCACGGCGGAGGAGACGGGGGCGTACGCGCTGGGGAGATTCCTCCCCGTGATCCTGATCCTGATGACGCTGCTGGGCGCCTTCTACCCCGCCATCGACCTGGCCGCGGGGGAGAAGGAGCGGGGGACGCTGGAGACGCTGCTGACCGCGCCCGTCCCCGCGCGCGAGATCGTCACCGGCAAGTTCGCCGCGGTCACCGTGCTGGCGATGGCGTCCGCGGCGGCGAACCTCCTGTCGATGCTGCTCACCTTCCAGAGCGGGATCTTCAAGTTCGCCAAGGCGGCGCACGTGAAGTTCACGCTGCCGTGGAGCACGGCGGCGCTGGTGCTGGTCGGGCTGATCCCGCTGGCCGTGCTCTTCTCCGCGCTTTTCCTGGGGATCGCGGTGCGGTCGCAGAGCTTCAAGGAGGCGCAGAACGCGCTGACGCCGGTGCAGCTGGCCAGCACGCTGCCGATCCTGGTGATCTCGCTGCCGGGGATCGACTTCAACGCGGCGCTCGCCGCCGTGCCCGTGGTGGGGATCGCGATGATGTTCCGCGAGCTCATGGCGGGCACCGCGCGGCTGGTCCCCTCGCTGATCGCGTTCGGCACGACGGTGGTCTACGCCGGGCTTGCGCTGCACTTCGCGGCGCGCGCCTTCGGGCGCGAGGACGTGCTCTTCGGCGGGGGCGCGGGCGCGGCGCCGAAGCTCGGCTGGCGCGAGCGGTGGACGGCGATGCGCACGGGCCCGCGCCGCGTGCCCCTCCCCGCCGAGGCGCTGGCGTTCGTCGCGGCCATCGCGCTGCTGTACTTCCACGCGGGTACCGCGCTGCAGGCGCGCTTCGGGGAGAAGGGGCTGCTGTGGAGCGAGTGGGGACTGCTCTTCCTCCCCGCGGTCCTGCTGGTGGCGCTGGGGCCCTTCGACGCGCGGCGGACGCTGGCGCTGCGCCGGCCGACCGCGCGGGGGATGGCGGGCGCGCTGCTGCTGGCGCTCGGCGGTATCCCGCTGGGGTGGGCGCTGGGATGGCTGCAGATCCAGGCGCTGCACCTGGAGATCCCGCGCGAGATGATGGGCGCGCTGCAGCGGCTGGTGACGGCCACCGACCTGCCGCGCTTCCTCTGGCTCCTGTTGCTGGTGGCGGTGACGCCGGCGTTCTGCGAGGAGGCGGTGTTCCGCGGCGTGCTGTTCCAGGGCCTGGCGCGCGAGGAGCGGATGTGGCGGACGGTGGGGCTCACGGCACTGGTCTTCGGCGCCTTCCACCTTTCCGGCGAGACGGCGATCCGCTTCCTGCCGACGGCGTGGATCGGGGTGCTGATGGGGATCGCCGTCTGGCGCACGCGGTCGATCTACGCCAGCATGCTGATGCACTTCGTGAACAACGGGCTGGCGGTGGTGATCGTCTCGCGCCCCGAGCTCCGCCGCGCGGCGATGTCGGACACGGGCGAGCCGAGCTGGGTGCTGGTGGCGCTGGCGCCCCTTGCGCTGGCCGCCGGGCTGTGGCTTCTTCCCCGGCGGAGCACGGCGGCGGGGGATGCGGTGGCGGCCTCTTCCGCTGGCCGAAGCGAGAGTTAG
- a CDS encoding Lrp/AsnC ligand binding domain-containing protein has protein sequence MSQMVACVVLIRAVPGDVPALARRIAGIDGVAEVYSVSGDYDLIAIVRVKEYDRIAEIVTEEIAQIQGIERTNTLTAFRVYSRQDLGAAWDMFD, from the coding sequence ATGAGCCAGATGGTGGCCTGCGTGGTGCTGATCCGCGCCGTGCCCGGCGACGTGCCCGCGCTGGCGCGCCGCATCGCCGGGATCGACGGCGTGGCCGAGGTCTACTCCGTGTCCGGCGACTACGACCTGATCGCCATCGTGCGCGTGAAGGAGTACGACCGCATCGCCGAGATCGTGACCGAGGAGATCGCGCAGATCCAGGGGATCGAGCGCACCAACACCCTCACCGCCTTCCGCGTCTACTCCAGGCAGGACCTGGGCGCCGCCTGGGACATGTTCGACTGA